In the genome of Hippoglossus hippoglossus isolate fHipHip1 chromosome 4, fHipHip1.pri, whole genome shotgun sequence, one region contains:
- the fpgt gene encoding fucose-1-phosphate guanylyltransferase isoform X1 codes for MTQCGRKLQISTRAKLNRFNSLRGREVRGAGFWDVVVLTAVDESQRAAYELQVRGKVHRGELPLGIYFQVFSDPPGHKVGNGGSTLYALQQLDDLYGKALSTMRVILIHAGGFSQRLPNASALGKIFTAVPLGDPLYQMLELKLAMYVDFPSHMKPGVLVTCADDIELYSIAEDEHVRFDRPGFTALAHPSPLSIGTTHGVFVLDSCEKSTYSEMEDSSCLHFLHKPSIKKMQECGAVCKRQSGCSNEFVYTDSTYYVDFETTKTLRNLLKELEPLQCEIDAYGDFLQALGPKATIEYTSNTANVTKEERGLVEIRQKIFHLLHGTPLNVILLNNSKFYHIGTTSEYLFHLTEDVALRRELGLLSSAFSGHVSESSGCCVMYSVLDPSCSVGAGSVVEYSRLGAGASVGKGSIVSSCWVGPGLSVPDAVFMHSLCVNHRDRTGFVTVAFGINDNLKHSVEGPAYVDKLQLLGLNLAECFCSWGMESEGLRFSGDSSSCSLWNACLFPVCSDQQSSFSSSLEMLQAVLSGSTIPRPKGAEQLSMQECLRTKNLEEMLEFRTGLYNDITQRKLNS; via the exons ATGACGCAGTGTGGCCGGAAGTTACAGATCTCCACCAGAGCGAAGCTAAACAGGTTCAACTCTCTGAGGG GTCGAGAGGTGCGGGGCGCCGGGTTCTGGGACGTGGTGGTTCTCACCGCGGTGGATGAGAGTCAGAGAGCCGCGTACGAGCTGCAGGTCCGGGGCAAAGTCCACAGAGGAGAGCTCCCTCTGGGGATCTACTTCCAGGTCTTCTCTGATCCTCCTGGACACAAAGTAG ggAATGGGGGCTCCACTCTCTacgctctgcagcagctggacgACCTCTATGGCAAAGCTCTGAGCACAATGAGAGTCATCCTGATTCATGCAG GGGGGTTCAGTCAACGTTTGCCTAATGCCAGCGCCCTGGGTAAGATCTTCACGGCCGTGCCGCTGGGTGACCCTCTCTACCAGATGCTGGAGCTCAAACTGGCCATGTACGTGGATTTCCCATCTCACATGAAGCCTGGCGTTCTGGTGACCTGCGCCGATGACATAGAGCTCTACAGCATCGCAGAGGATGAACATGTGAGGTTTGATAGACCTGGTTTCACGGCTTTGGCCCACCCCTCCCCACTGTCCATTGGAACCACCCACGGCGTTTTTGTGTTGGATTCATGTGAAAAGTCGACTTACTCGGAAATGGAGGACAGTTCCTGTTTGCACTTCCTGCACAAACCAAGCATCAAGAAAATGCAAGAGTGTGGTGCTGTTTGTAAGAGGCAGAGCGGTTGTTCCAATGAGTTTGTTTACACAGACAGCACCTATTATGTCGACTTTGAAACTACAAAGACTCTTCGTAACCTGCTGAAAGAGCTGGAGCCTTTGCAGTGTGAGATAGACGCATACGGGGACTTTCTTCAAGCTCTGGGACCCAAAGCTACAATCGAGTACACCAGCAACACCGCAAATGTCactaaagaggagagaggactcGTCGAAATCCGACAAAAGATCTTCCACCTCCTACACGGGACTCCCTTGAATGTCATCCTCCTCAATAACTCCAAGTTTTATCACATTGGAACCACGTCAGAGTACCTGTTTCACCTCACGGAGGACGTGGCACTGAGGAGGGAGCTGGGCCTCCTGTCGTCTGCCTTCAGTGGGCATGTGAGTGAAAGCTCTGGCTGCTGTGTTATGTACAGCGTCCTCGATCCTAGTTGCTCTGTGGGAGCAGGATCGGTGGTGGAGTACTCCAGGCTGGGAGCGGGAGCATCTGTAGGTAAGGGCTCCATCGTCAGCAGCTGCTGGGTCGGTCCGGGCCTCTCAGTGCCTGACGCAGTCTTCATGCATTCACTGTGTGTGAACCACCGGGACCGCACTGGGTTTGTAACTGTCGCCTTTGGGATTAACGACAACCTGAAGCACAGCGTGGAGGGCCCTGCTTACGTGGACAAGCTGCAGCTTTTGGGGTTAAACTTGGCtgagtgtttctgcagctggGGGATGGAGAGCGAGGGGCTGAGGTTCTCCGGTGACTCatccagctgcagtttgtggaaCGCttgtctgtttcctgtttgctcAGATCAACAAAGCTCGTTCTCATCGTCTCTGGAAATGCTGCAGGCCGTGCTGAGTGGCTCCACAATCCCCCGACCCAAAGGCGCAGAGCAGCTTTCCATGCAGGAGTGTTTACGGACTAAGAACCTGGAGGAAATGTTGGAGTTCAGGACGGGCCTGTATAATGACAttacacagagaaaactgaACAGTTAA
- the fpgt gene encoding fucose-1-phosphate guanylyltransferase isoform X2, translated as MRVILIHAGGFSQRLPNASALGKIFTAVPLGDPLYQMLELKLAMYVDFPSHMKPGVLVTCADDIELYSIAEDEHVRFDRPGFTALAHPSPLSIGTTHGVFVLDSCEKSTYSEMEDSSCLHFLHKPSIKKMQECGAVCKRQSGCSNEFVYTDSTYYVDFETTKTLRNLLKELEPLQCEIDAYGDFLQALGPKATIEYTSNTANVTKEERGLVEIRQKIFHLLHGTPLNVILLNNSKFYHIGTTSEYLFHLTEDVALRRELGLLSSAFSGHVSESSGCCVMYSVLDPSCSVGAGSVVEYSRLGAGASVGKGSIVSSCWVGPGLSVPDAVFMHSLCVNHRDRTGFVTVAFGINDNLKHSVEGPAYVDKLQLLGLNLAECFCSWGMESEGLRFSGDSSSCSLWNACLFPVCSDQQSSFSSSLEMLQAVLSGSTIPRPKGAEQLSMQECLRTKNLEEMLEFRTGLYNDITQRKLNS; from the exons ATGAGAGTCATCCTGATTCATGCAG GGGGGTTCAGTCAACGTTTGCCTAATGCCAGCGCCCTGGGTAAGATCTTCACGGCCGTGCCGCTGGGTGACCCTCTCTACCAGATGCTGGAGCTCAAACTGGCCATGTACGTGGATTTCCCATCTCACATGAAGCCTGGCGTTCTGGTGACCTGCGCCGATGACATAGAGCTCTACAGCATCGCAGAGGATGAACATGTGAGGTTTGATAGACCTGGTTTCACGGCTTTGGCCCACCCCTCCCCACTGTCCATTGGAACCACCCACGGCGTTTTTGTGTTGGATTCATGTGAAAAGTCGACTTACTCGGAAATGGAGGACAGTTCCTGTTTGCACTTCCTGCACAAACCAAGCATCAAGAAAATGCAAGAGTGTGGTGCTGTTTGTAAGAGGCAGAGCGGTTGTTCCAATGAGTTTGTTTACACAGACAGCACCTATTATGTCGACTTTGAAACTACAAAGACTCTTCGTAACCTGCTGAAAGAGCTGGAGCCTTTGCAGTGTGAGATAGACGCATACGGGGACTTTCTTCAAGCTCTGGGACCCAAAGCTACAATCGAGTACACCAGCAACACCGCAAATGTCactaaagaggagagaggactcGTCGAAATCCGACAAAAGATCTTCCACCTCCTACACGGGACTCCCTTGAATGTCATCCTCCTCAATAACTCCAAGTTTTATCACATTGGAACCACGTCAGAGTACCTGTTTCACCTCACGGAGGACGTGGCACTGAGGAGGGAGCTGGGCCTCCTGTCGTCTGCCTTCAGTGGGCATGTGAGTGAAAGCTCTGGCTGCTGTGTTATGTACAGCGTCCTCGATCCTAGTTGCTCTGTGGGAGCAGGATCGGTGGTGGAGTACTCCAGGCTGGGAGCGGGAGCATCTGTAGGTAAGGGCTCCATCGTCAGCAGCTGCTGGGTCGGTCCGGGCCTCTCAGTGCCTGACGCAGTCTTCATGCATTCACTGTGTGTGAACCACCGGGACCGCACTGGGTTTGTAACTGTCGCCTTTGGGATTAACGACAACCTGAAGCACAGCGTGGAGGGCCCTGCTTACGTGGACAAGCTGCAGCTTTTGGGGTTAAACTTGGCtgagtgtttctgcagctggGGGATGGAGAGCGAGGGGCTGAGGTTCTCCGGTGACTCatccagctgcagtttgtggaaCGCttgtctgtttcctgtttgctcAGATCAACAAAGCTCGTTCTCATCGTCTCTGGAAATGCTGCAGGCCGTGCTGAGTGGCTCCACAATCCCCCGACCCAAAGGCGCAGAGCAGCTTTCCATGCAGGAGTGTTTACGGACTAAGAACCTGGAGGAAATGTTGGAGTTCAGGACGGGCCTGTATAATGACAttacacagagaaaactgaACAGTTAA